A single region of the Brachypodium distachyon strain Bd21 chromosome 3, Brachypodium_distachyon_v3.0, whole genome shotgun sequence genome encodes:
- the LOC100829205 gene encoding uncharacterized protein LOC100829205, whose product MADKPPLPPAPGMTTKPKQPKPSAVAAQAPTTRPMPAPALKKPPPLAPPRQGVPPLKPPPAHHYRQHQQAPTRKQRHHRGSSCSCRRVCCVATGLVLLFLCLAFAASCLAYLYYHPHPPSFHLQPISLTRFKITNSTAVSAMDVTVRAKLVSWNPNDRVAFEYAGNGAEGRVALADADGDVELGWGPVVLGGQGGGAAGFEHAPRSVAALGFVAAAKGVVVDEAVAGRVRDRYRRRQLAFKVVVDTHVGVRLAGLALRTGMVPVRVFCDGGVMAPRGSSAAGSPMSKCQVYLFRMKWLSLN is encoded by the exons ATGGCCGACAAgccgcccctgccgccggcgccaggcATGACGACGAAGCCCAAACAACCCAAGCcatccgccgtcgccgctcaAGCCCCAACGACGAGGCcgatgccggcgccggcgctgaagaagccgccgcccctcgcgccgccgcggcagggGGTGCCCCCTCTGAAGCCTCCACCAGCGCACCACTACCGCCAGCACCAGCAAGCTCCGACGAGGAAGCAGCGGCACCACCGCGGAAGCAGCTGCTCGTGCCGCCGCGTGTGCTGCGTGGCCACGGGTctcgtcctcctcttcctctgcctGGCCTTCGCGGCGTCCTGCCTGGCCTACCTCTACTACCACCCACACCCGCCTTCCTTCCACCTGCAACCCATCTCCCTCACCCGCTTCAAAATCACCAACTCCACGGCCGTCTCCGCCATGGACGTGACCGTGAGAGCCAAGCTGGTCTCCTGGAACCCCAACGACAGGGTCGCCTTCGAGTACGCCGGCAACGGCGCAGAGGGCCGCGTCGCGCTCGCGGATGCCGACGGCGACGTGGAGCTCGGCTGGGGCCCCGTAGtcctgggcggccagggcggcggcgccgctggcttCGAGCACGCACCCAGGAGCGTGGCCGCGCTCGGGTTCGTGGCCGCGGCCAAGGGGGTCGTCGTCGACGAGGCCGTGGCGGGCCGCGTGCGCGACCGGTATCGGCGCCGGCAGCTCGCGTTCAAGGTGGTCGTGGACACACATGTCGGCGTGCGGCTTGCGGGGTTGGCCCTGCGCACCGGCATGGTGCCCGTCAGGGTGTTCTGCGACGGCGGGGTCATGGCGCCGCGCGGGAGCTCTGCTGCTGGGAGCCCCATGAGCAAGTGCCAGGTCTACCTCTTCAGAATGAAATG GTTAAGCTTGAACTGA
- the LOC100831560 gene encoding plastid division protein PDV1, with amino-acid sequence MRWDAADAEAVLERIWDLHDRLSDAILTVSTTHFLPAPPPPRPSACARAGGRNGCVFVKGRRGGGGFGEEDGGGSALAAAAGAMAEARSLHAIRTALEDLEDHLEFLHTVQSQQLAERDAAVARLEQSRLVLATRLAEHQGKKYRVIEEALAFVGEVSDKSRFISPEDVRATQCQSGEDPVDNGGNGSSIMANMLSCSLSLAKNSFRVDKIGSVLGNAAVFAVSMLAFLQLHQVAFGSRTPPMEYRKRIDYSSQSGSSQQNSKGKHLEVYLARG; translated from the exons ATGAGATGGGACGCGGCGGACGCGGAGGCGGTTCTGGAGCGGATCTGGGACCTCCACGACCGCCTCAGCGACGCCATCCTCACCGTCTCCACCACCCACTTCctccccgccccgccgccgccgcgcccctccgcctgcgcccgcgccggcggccggaatGGGTGTGTCTTCGTCAAGGGAcgtcggggaggaggaggattcggggaggaagacggcggcggttcggccctggccgccgcggcgggagCGATGGCCGAGGCCAGGAGCCTGCACGCCATCCGGACGGCGCTCGAGGACCTCGAGGACCACCTCGAGTTCTTGCAT ACTGTTCAATCACAACAACTGGCTGAGCGGGATGCTGCAGTTGCTAGACTGGAGCAAAGCCGCCTAGTCCTTGCTACAAGGTTAGCTGAACATCAGGGGAAGAAGTATAGAGTCATTGAGGAGGCCTTGGCATTTGTAGGTGAGGTGAGTGACAAGAGTCGATTCATTTCACCAGAAGATGTCCGTGCGACACAATGCCAGTCAGGGGAGGATCCGGTGGACAATGGGGGCAATGGTTCAAGTATCATGGCAAATATGTTATCTTGTAGTCTATCTTTAGCCAAGAATTCATTTCGAGTGGACAAAATTGGCAGTGTTCTGGGTAATGCTGCAGTTTTTGCAGTAAGTATGCTTGCTTTCTTGCAGTTGCATCAAGTTGCATTCGGAAGCAGAACTCCACCTATGGAATACAGGAAGAGAATTGATTACAGTAGCCAATCTGGGAGCTCACAGCAGAATAGCAAAGGAAAGCATCTTGAGGTCTACCTAGCCAGAGGTTGA